A region from the Prevotella melaninogenica genome encodes:
- a CDS encoding FtsX-like permease family protein, whose protein sequence is MNFPFYIARRYLFSKKSTHAINVISLISVLGVSVATMALVVVLSGFNGFSDLVASFFTNFDPQIKIEAAKGKTMSANDPLLLKVKKLPSVEVATECVEDQALAVYHDKQAMVNVKGVEDNFDSLTHISNILYGEGDFRLHTANLQYGVLGIRLAQDLGTGVAWPDYLHIYAPQREGQYDASNPTDAFVKDSLISPGVLFQVKQMKYDKGYIITSLDFARRIFNRQGEITSLELRMKLGVNIDKAKDEIQTLLGDKYKVLDRYEQQADTFNIMRIEKLFAYVFLTFILMVACFNIIGSLSMLIIDKKNDVITLRNLGATDGQIRRIFLFEGRMISAAGAIIGITLGLLLCWLQQTYGLVQLGDQAGNFVVNAYPISVHPEDIITIFLTVILVGWLSVWYPVHYMSRKLTRD, encoded by the coding sequence ATGAACTTCCCTTTTTACATTGCCCGCCGTTACCTCTTCTCAAAGAAGAGTACACATGCTATTAACGTTATCAGCCTCATCTCCGTACTCGGTGTGTCTGTCGCAACAATGGCATTGGTCGTTGTATTAAGTGGATTCAATGGTTTCTCCGACCTTGTTGCATCCTTCTTCACCAACTTCGATCCACAAATTAAGATTGAAGCAGCAAAGGGTAAGACTATGTCGGCTAACGACCCTTTACTTTTAAAGGTTAAAAAACTACCTTCAGTAGAGGTGGCTACAGAATGTGTAGAGGACCAAGCATTGGCTGTCTATCATGACAAACAGGCGATGGTGAACGTGAAGGGAGTGGAAGATAACTTCGACTCCCTGACACATATCAGCAATATTCTATATGGTGAAGGCGATTTCAGACTTCATACTGCCAACCTGCAATATGGCGTTCTTGGTATTAGATTGGCACAAGACCTCGGCACTGGGGTTGCATGGCCAGACTACTTACACATCTATGCACCCCAACGTGAAGGACAGTATGATGCTTCTAATCCAACAGATGCCTTCGTAAAAGACTCGTTGATATCTCCGGGAGTACTCTTCCAAGTAAAGCAGATGAAGTATGACAAGGGTTATATCATTACCTCTCTCGACTTTGCACGTCGTATCTTTAACCGACAAGGAGAGATTACTTCGCTTGAGTTGCGCATGAAACTGGGTGTCAATATAGACAAAGCAAAGGACGAAATACAAACCCTTCTTGGCGACAAATACAAGGTGTTAGACCGCTATGAACAGCAAGCTGACACGTTTAATATCATGCGCATTGAGAAACTCTTTGCCTACGTCTTCCTCACGTTTATCCTTATGGTGGCGTGCTTTAACATCATTGGTTCGCTATCTATGCTCATCATCGATAAGAAGAATGATGTTATTACGCTTCGCAACCTCGGTGCTACTGACGGACAGATACGTCGTATCTTCCTCTTTGAAGGTCGAATGATATCAGCAGCTGGTGCTATCATCGGTATTACGCTCGGTTTATTACTCTGCTGGTTGCAACAGACATACGGTCTTGTACAGCTCGGTGATCAGGCTGGAAACTTCGTTGTTAACGCCTATCCTATCAGTGTTCATCCCGAAGATATCATCACTATCTTCCTCACGGTAATCCTTGTCGGCTGGCTTTCCGTATGGTATCCAGTGCACTATATGAGCCGCAAACTGACGAGGGATTAA
- the rhuM gene encoding virulence protein RhuM/Fic/DOC family protein, whose translation MTETLNDKIIIYQSEDGKTQLDVKLEKETVWLTQKQIAELFGTKRPAISKHLKNIYTSEELTEESTCSILEHMGNDGRQSYNTKYYNLDAILSVGYRVNSKNATRFRQWANSVLKQYLVKGYAINEDIRKHQIAELRQLIQVLGRAIQQQPAKTTDESNALFDVVVDYTYALDILDNYDYQRLHIAKTTKEEPFHATYENAMHEIDVLRQKFGGSVLFGNEKDESFKSSIGQIYQTFDGTELYPSVEEKAAMLLYLVTKNHSFSDGNKRIAATLFLWFMNNNAILYRPDGTKRIADNTLVALTLMIAESKTEEKDIMVKVVVNLINQAN comes from the coding sequence ATGACTGAAACCTTAAACGACAAAATTATCATCTATCAAAGTGAAGATGGTAAAACACAGCTTGACGTAAAGCTGGAAAAGGAAACCGTATGGCTAACACAGAAACAAATAGCTGAACTATTTGGTACAAAGAGACCAGCCATATCAAAGCACTTAAAGAATATTTATACTTCAGAGGAATTAACCGAAGAAAGCACATGTTCCATTTTGGAACACATGGGTAACGATGGTAGACAAAGTTACAATACGAAATATTATAACTTAGATGCTATCCTTTCTGTAGGTTATCGCGTGAACAGCAAGAATGCTACTCGTTTCCGCCAATGGGCAAACTCTGTTCTTAAGCAATATCTTGTCAAAGGCTATGCTATCAATGAGGACATTCGCAAACATCAGATTGCTGAACTGCGCCAACTCATACAGGTCTTAGGCAGAGCCATTCAGCAACAACCTGCAAAGACGACGGACGAAAGCAATGCGCTCTTTGATGTTGTGGTAGACTATACCTACGCACTCGACATACTTGATAACTATGATTACCAACGACTCCATATCGCTAAGACCACCAAAGAAGAACCCTTCCATGCCACATACGAGAATGCTATGCACGAAATAGATGTTCTTCGACAGAAGTTTGGTGGTTCTGTACTCTTTGGTAATGAGAAGGATGAGTCCTTCAAAAGTTCTATCGGACAAATCTATCAGACTTTTGATGGCACGGAACTATATCCGAGTGTGGAGGAGAAAGCGGCTATGCTTCTCTATCTTGTCACCAAAAACCACTCGTTCAGCGATGGCAACAAACGCATTGCAGCAACGCTATTCCTATGGTTTATGAACAACAACGCTATCCTCTATCGTCCTGATGGTACCAAACGAATTGCTGACAACACACTCGTTGCCCTCACCCTAATGATTGCTGAGAGCAAAACAGAGGAAAAGGATATAATGGTAAAGGTGGTGGTGAACCTTATCAACCAAGCCAATTAA
- a CDS encoding DUF4595 domain-containing protein, whose translation MKKTFTIALLTAAVIGATSFFSSCSNKNDDDWIIDRRPDPVTIDLSKVFTNGMPKEVDSMTIQTDERGLVTSIKTKDEMVSFKYINTKTRAIVIPNVFMKVERNGKATVYIMYLNNNGFVRGCMIEQKENTKEDTWRFTYNDNDQLINIIHSADDYKEFTLTYKDSNISEIETKTIVSQTTTRKKDTYKVAYTSDTTPVPIVNKGNIMLFNTTFGIDIGAMKYAYYAGLLGKATKNLPLQLIDKSGNKTNFTWTFNSNGFPTSMTSGSHQYKFVW comes from the coding sequence ATGAAAAAGACTTTTACAATCGCACTTCTTACTGCAGCAGTAATAGGTGCAACATCTTTTTTTTCATCATGCAGTAACAAAAACGATGATGACTGGATTATTGATCGCCGGCCAGATCCTGTAACAATTGACCTTTCAAAGGTATTCACTAATGGCATGCCTAAAGAGGTGGACAGTATGACTATCCAAACAGATGAAAGAGGATTAGTTACAAGTATTAAGACTAAGGATGAAATGGTATCTTTCAAATACATTAATACAAAAACACGTGCTATTGTAATCCCAAATGTCTTCATGAAAGTAGAACGTAATGGGAAAGCAACAGTCTATATAATGTATCTGAACAACAACGGTTTTGTTAGAGGATGCATGATAGAGCAAAAGGAAAATACAAAGGAAGATACATGGAGGTTCACTTATAACGATAATGACCAACTAATTAATATAATCCATTCAGCAGATGACTACAAAGAATTTACTTTGACTTATAAAGATAGCAACATCTCTGAAATAGAGACAAAAACTATCGTCTCACAAACAACAACAAGAAAAAAAGATACTTATAAAGTTGCTTATACCTCAGATACAACCCCAGTCCCTATAGTGAACAAGGGTAACATTATGCTCTTCAATACAACGTTTGGTATTGACATTGGCGCAATGAAATACGCCTACTATGCAGGATTGCTTGGAAAAGCAACTAAGAACTTGCCTCTACAGCTTATTGATAAGAGCGGCAACAAAACCAACTTTACATGGACTTTCAATAGTAATGGCTTCCCAACATCAATGACAAGTGGTAGCCATCAATACAAGTTCGTGTGGTAA
- a CDS encoding HU family DNA-binding protein, translating to MTVNYKLLRTSGKLAQRKALRIVPIKKDITGIERICQHIQQATTLTTADILGTISALKTELAEELKSGNTVHLPGIGFFSLALKGDIHEDPKTHRHHLRNVAVRKIRFRPDKDFHEALGKMDFENKTYKDGTSTLPIKSAVNAALKELFEESPIITVNDLRRRLNLSTTNAYKLVAQLEREKKIINIGSRYRKMYKKM from the coding sequence ATGACTGTAAATTACAAACTATTAAGAACAAGCGGTAAACTCGCACAACGTAAAGCACTAAGAATCGTACCTATCAAGAAAGATATCACTGGAATAGAGAGAATCTGTCAGCATATTCAACAAGCAACAACGCTTACAACAGCCGACATTCTCGGTACTATCTCGGCATTAAAAACAGAATTAGCAGAGGAGCTAAAAAGCGGAAATACGGTTCATCTGCCAGGCATCGGCTTCTTCTCCCTTGCCCTTAAAGGCGACATACATGAAGACCCTAAGACGCATCGTCACCATCTCCGTAATGTTGCTGTGCGCAAAATCAGGTTCCGCCCCGATAAGGATTTTCACGAAGCGTTAGGAAAGATGGATTTTGAAAACAAAACCTACAAAGACGGTACATCCACACTTCCTATAAAATCAGCCGTCAACGCTGCACTAAAAGAGTTGTTTGAAGAGAGTCCGATAATCACCGTTAACGACCTCCGTCGCCGTCTGAACCTTTCTACAACCAACGCTTACAAACTTGTAGCACAGTTAGAACGTGAAAAGAAAATCATCAACATAGGTTCACGCTATCGTAAGATGTATAAAAAGATGTAA